A single window of Dermacentor albipictus isolate Rhodes 1998 colony chromosome 1, USDA_Dalb.pri_finalv2, whole genome shotgun sequence DNA harbors:
- the LOC135904850 gene encoding uncharacterized protein: protein MNSLVIFLVGSGLVACTMAGGLSGVGYGGGLGYGGGLGYGGGLGVGGVGVGSSVALLSGGPGFSKAVAGPAFLVRTVHHVNKVHGGGAIVAHSGLGGYGGGYGYGGGLGYGGGLGYGGGLGYGGGLGYGYGLGYGSGLGYGSGLKYGGYALKG, encoded by the exons ATGAACTCGTTG GTGATCTTCCTCGTTGGTTCCGGCCTTGTGGCGTGTACTATGGCCGGTGGACTCAGTGGCGTCGGCTACGGTGGAGGCCTCGGTTACGGTGGTGGTCTCGGCTACGGTGGCGGCCTAGGTGTCGGAGGAGTAGGCGTCGGCAGCAGCGTAGCATTGCTCAGCGGCGGACCTGGCTTCTCGAAGGCTGTGGCCGGACCCGCCTTCCTCGTGCGCACCGTGCACCACGTGAACAAAGTCCACGGCGGAGGCGCCATCGTCGCTCACTCCGGCCTTGGAGGCTACGGGGGAGGATACGGCTATGGGGGAGGCCTGGGATACGGGGGAGGCCTGGGATACGGCGGAGGTCTCGGCTATGGTGGAGGCCTGGGTTACGGATATGGCCTGGGCTATGGAAGTGGCCTCGGTTACGGCAGCGGGCTGAAATACGGGGGATATGCCCTGAAGGGATAG